The proteins below are encoded in one region of Thermococcus peptonophilus:
- a CDS encoding acyl-CoA mutase large subunit family protein: protein MTFDKEKLKKIREEEKRWDETTVKSFIEKRPERKEKFMTDDGFEIKRLYTPADLGEDWDYLEKLGFPGEYPFTRGVYATMYRGRFWTMRQYAGFGTAEESNKRYKYLLSQGQTGLSVAFDLPTQMGYDSDHPMAEGEVGKVGVAIDSLWDMEILFDGIPLDKVSTSMTINATAANLLAMYILVAEKQGVPQNVLRGTVQNDILKEYIARGTYIFPPQPSMRLTTDIIMYCAENIPKWNSISISGYHIREAGANAVQEVAFTLADGIEYVRAVIDRGMDVDKFAPRLSFFFNAHNNFLEEIAKFRAARRLWAYIMKEWFHAKNPRSMMLRFHTQTAGSTLTAQQPENNIVRVAIQALAAVLGGTQSLHTNSYDEALSLPTEKSVRIALRTQQIIAYESGVVDTVDPLGGAYYIEWLTDHIYEEALKYIEKIQKMGGMMRAIERGYIQKEIADSAYKYQKEVEEKKRIIVGVNEFVVDEPLDVEILKVDPSIRDKQIERLKKLRSTRDSKKVEESLDKLRKAAETEDENLMPYIIEAHRHLATLGEVTDVLREVWGEYRAPLIF, encoded by the coding sequence ATGACGTTCGATAAGGAGAAGCTCAAGAAGATCCGCGAGGAGGAGAAGCGCTGGGACGAGACCACCGTTAAAAGCTTCATCGAGAAGAGGCCCGAGAGAAAGGAGAAGTTCATGACGGACGACGGCTTCGAGATAAAGCGCCTCTACACTCCCGCTGACCTCGGCGAGGACTGGGACTACCTTGAGAAGCTCGGCTTCCCTGGGGAGTATCCATTCACCCGCGGCGTTTACGCCACCATGTACCGCGGCCGCTTCTGGACGATGAGGCAGTACGCCGGTTTTGGAACGGCCGAGGAGAGCAACAAGCGCTACAAGTACCTCCTCAGCCAGGGACAGACCGGTCTGAGCGTTGCCTTTGACCTGCCGACCCAGATGGGTTACGACAGCGACCACCCGATGGCTGAGGGAGAGGTCGGAAAGGTTGGTGTCGCCATAGACTCCCTCTGGGACATGGAGATACTCTTCGATGGAATCCCGCTCGACAAGGTCTCAACGAGCATGACAATTAACGCCACCGCGGCCAACCTTCTGGCTATGTACATCCTCGTGGCTGAGAAGCAGGGCGTTCCACAGAACGTTCTCAGGGGAACAGTCCAGAACGACATCCTGAAGGAGTACATAGCGAGGGGCACCTACATCTTCCCGCCCCAGCCGAGCATGAGGCTTACCACCGACATCATCATGTACTGTGCCGAAAACATCCCCAAGTGGAACTCGATAAGCATAAGCGGCTACCACATCAGGGAAGCTGGAGCAAACGCCGTCCAGGAGGTCGCCTTTACCCTCGCCGACGGTATCGAGTACGTTAGGGCTGTCATTGATAGGGGAATGGACGTTGACAAGTTCGCGCCAAGGCTGAGCTTCTTCTTCAACGCCCACAACAACTTCCTCGAGGAGATCGCAAAGTTTAGAGCCGCCAGAAGGCTCTGGGCCTACATCATGAAGGAGTGGTTCCACGCGAAGAACCCGCGCTCAATGATGCTCCGCTTCCACACCCAGACGGCCGGCTCAACCCTAACGGCCCAGCAGCCCGAGAACAACATAGTCCGTGTTGCGATTCAGGCCCTCGCGGCCGTTCTCGGCGGAACACAGAGCCTTCACACGAACTCATACGACGAGGCTCTCTCACTCCCGACCGAGAAGAGCGTGAGGATAGCCCTGAGGACACAGCAGATCATAGCCTACGAGAGCGGCGTCGTTGACACCGTTGACCCGCTCGGAGGTGCCTACTACATCGAGTGGCTCACGGACCACATCTACGAAGAGGCCCTCAAGTACATCGAGAAGATCCAGAAGATGGGCGGCATGATGAGGGCAATCGAGCGCGGCTACATCCAGAAGGAGATAGCCGATTCGGCCTACAAGTACCAGAAGGAGGTCGAGGAGAAGAAGCGCATCATAGTTGGTGTGAACGAGTTCGTCGTTGACGAGCCACTGGATGTTGAGATACTCAAGGTCGACCCGAGCATCAGGGACAAGCAGATCGAGAGGCTCAAGAAGCTCCGCTCAACGAGGGACAGCAAGAAGGTTGAGGAGTCCCTCGACAAGCTCAGGAAGGCAGCTGAAACCGAAGACGAGAACCTCATGCCCTACATCATCGAGGCCCACAGGCACCTTGCCACGCTCGGTGAGGTCACCGACGTTCTCCGTGAGGTCTGGGGTGAGTACAGGGCGCCGCTGATATTCTGA